DNA from Dehalococcoidia bacterium:
TCGATATCTACGTGCACTACCTGCGCGACAAGATCGACCAGGGCTTCGCAAAGAAGTTGCTGCACACGATCCGCGGCGTTGGCTACGCCCTGCGGGAATGAGTCCCCTTCGATGTTTACGCGGGCGCGCTGGCACCTGACGCTGCTCTACGCGGCGCTGCTTGGCGTTACGGTCGTGCTGGTCGCCGGCGCGATCGGCGTGCTGGCCGTGCGAGAAGCGCACGCCACCGACGACCGCGAGCTGCAGCTGCGGGCCGGCGCCGTCGGCGCCGGCGTGCCGGATGGCCCGCCGCCGTCGCCCAGCGGCCCCGGCCCCGGCTACCGGCCGCGGCCAGACGAGCACGGCTCACACCTGGAAGAGCAGGGCGTGCTCGAGTACGTGATGCCGGTGGTCGACGGCCAGATCACGCCGCCCCGAGACCAGACCCTGCCCGGCCTGCCCGACAACGCCGGCGCCGTCCGAGCGCTGCAGAGCGGCAGTGGCCAGTACACGACGATCCGCGTGCAGGGCGGCGCCGTGCGCGTCTACAGTCTGCCCGTGGTGCGCGGCGGGCAAACGGTCGGCATCGTGCAGGTGGCGCGATCCCAGTACTTCGTCAATGCGGCGGTGACGCGGCTGGCGCTGATCTCCCTGCTGGCCGGGCTGATCGGTGTGGCGCTGGCGGCCGGCGCGGGCTACTGGCTCGCCGGCCGCACCCTGCGCCCAATCGCGGTTGCCCTGGACCGCCAGCGTGAGTTCGCCGGCGACGCCTCGCACGAATTGCGCACGCCGCTGACGGTGATGCTGACCAACGCCGAACTGCTGACGCGGCATCCCGAGCGGCCGCTCGCCGACTACCAGGACGTGGTGGCGGACATTATCGCCGAGATCGAGCGCTTGACCCGGCTCGTCTCCGATCTGCTGACGCTGGCGCGCGCCGACCAGGGGAAGGCGGCGCTGGCTTTCGGCACGGTCAATCTCTCCGAGATAGGCGCGGCCGTGGTGCGCCAGCTTCAGCCGGCGGCGGCCGAGAAGGGCGTTGCGCTGGAGATCGAGGCGGATCCCGAGACCGCGGTTTGGGGCGACAAGGACCGCCTGCATCAACTCGTACTGATCCTGGTCGACAACGCGGTGCGCTACACGGCCGCCGGCGCGATCCGCGTACGTGCGCAGCGGCAGGGCCACGACGGCGTGCTCCGCGTGAGCGACACGGGGCCGGGAATCGCGGCCAGTCACCTGCCGCACCTATTTGAGCGCTTCTACCGCACGGACGACGCGCGATCGTCCGAGGAAGGCGGCACGGGACTCGGACTGGCGCTGGCGCAGTGGATCGCGGAGAGCCACCACGGCCGCATCGAGGTCGCCAGCAGCGTCGGGCAGGGCAGCACCTTCACCGTGCACCTGCCGGCGGCGCGGGCGCACGGCCGCCCGCGTTCGATCGCTGCCATGTGACGCTCCGCGCGCCGGCGCAGTCCCGGCTTCGCTTCCTTCTCTCGCCCGCCTGCCCGCATCACGGAAACCGGTGAAGCGCCGCGCGCAGGCAACACGTGCATTCGGCCCCGTGGCTGGGGAAGGCCCGACGACGCTCAGTCCGCTACCAGCACCAGCGTGCCGGTGGTGGAGAGGCTGCCGCCGGTGCCATTGACCACGCAGGAGCGGGCCTTCGTCTGCTTGCCTTTCAGGCCGTTGACGCCGTCTTCCGCGGTGCCGGAGAGCTGGCGGTAGGCCTCGACGAGCAGCTGCATGCCGTACATGCCGGAGTGGTTGAAGGAGAGGCCGCCGCCGTTGGTGTTGATTGGCAGGCGGCCGCCCGGCGCGGCGTCGCCGTTCTGCCAGAGGCGAAAGCCCTCGCCGCGTGGCGCCAGGCCGAGCATCTCAGCGGTGATGCCGGCCGTGACGGTGAACGAGTCGTAGATCATCGCCATTTCCATGTCTTCCGGGCCCATGCCGGCCATCTTGTAGGCCGTGGCGGAGGAGGCGGCGGCCGAGGTCGCGGTGAAGTCCTCCATCTCCAGCATATTGGAGTGGCTCATGCTCTCGCCCGCGCCGGCGATCCAGACCGGCTTAGTCTTCACACTGGCCGCGATCTCCGGGCTCGCAATCAGCACCGCGCCGCCGTAGTCCGTCACCAGGCAGCAATGCAGCAGCGTCAGCGGCCAGGCGATCAGCCGCGCCTTCTGCACGTCCTCCACGGAGATCGGCCCGCCGCCCGGATTGCTCTCCGCCGAGAACATGATCGCGCGCGGATTGAGCATCGCCCACTGCCG
Protein-coding regions in this window:
- a CDS encoding thiolase; translated protein: MPGELSRAAAIVGATEANEIGYPEPPRTSLQLHIEAIKNVSDQTGIPISRIDGIFSAGWSSELAEHLGLHPKYIDTTAVGGCSFEMHVHHALAAIHAGIIDVALISHGEAGWSARANKGRGTGGFRGAGDPWAPGTQFTTAYGFSGAPSNYAHAMTRHNHRYGTTPADFAHISVVTRQWAMLNPRAIMFSAESNPGGGPISVEDVQKARLIAWPLTLLHCCLVTDYGGAVLIASPEIAASVKTKPVWIAGAGESMSHSNMLEMEDFTATSAAASSATAYKMAGMGPEDMEMAMIYDSFTVTAGITAEMLGLAPRGEGFRLWQNGDAAPGGRLPINTNGGGLSFNHSGMYGMQLLVEAYRQLSGTAEDGVNGLKGKQTKARSCVVNGTGGSLSTTGTLVLVAD
- a CDS encoding ATP-binding protein — protein: MFTRARWHLTLLYAALLGVTVVLVAGAIGVLAVREAHATDDRELQLRAGAVGAGVPDGPPPSPSGPGPGYRPRPDEHGSHLEEQGVLEYVMPVVDGQITPPRDQTLPGLPDNAGAVRALQSGSGQYTTIRVQGGAVRVYSLPVVRGGQTVGIVQVARSQYFVNAAVTRLALISLLAGLIGVALAAGAGYWLAGRTLRPIAVALDRQREFAGDASHELRTPLTVMLTNAELLTRHPERPLADYQDVVADIIAEIERLTRLVSDLLTLARADQGKAALAFGTVNLSEIGAAVVRQLQPAAAEKGVALEIEADPETAVWGDKDRLHQLVLILVDNAVRYTAAGAIRVRAQRQGHDGVLRVSDTGPGIAASHLPHLFERFYRTDDARSSEEGGTGLGLALAQWIAESHHGRIEVASSVGQGSTFTVHLPAARAHGRPRSIAAM